A genome region from Nitrosopumilus sp. includes the following:
- a CDS encoding PAC2 family protein, producing the protein MAKEFPEAEVFELKKTELKSPIIFAGFVGAGLVGPVSINHIISELNMEEIAVMRSKYLPPSTVFMRGRLRHPFRFYANKEGTVCAIICEITLRMEGLYSLVSSILDWAAQKGSKEIVILDGVASTEHDDKAYCAAEEDLVRTMADKNISMIPQGFITGIPGGILNECLVREIQGLTLLAKANKEAPDSAAASTLIEALNRFYDMKIDTSDLQKEKDRIHSEFSELSQKYVEHREEIAGMYM; encoded by the coding sequence GTGGCAAAAGAATTTCCCGAAGCCGAAGTCTTTGAATTAAAAAAGACGGAGTTGAAGAGTCCGATAATTTTTGCAGGGTTTGTGGGTGCAGGATTAGTAGGTCCAGTGTCAATTAATCATATTATTTCAGAACTAAACATGGAAGAAATAGCAGTAATGAGATCAAAATATTTACCACCGTCAACAGTATTCATGAGAGGAAGATTACGTCATCCGTTCAGATTTTATGCAAACAAAGAAGGGACAGTTTGTGCAATAATTTGTGAAATTACTTTAAGAATGGAAGGGTTGTATTCTCTGGTTTCATCAATTTTAGATTGGGCAGCACAAAAAGGATCCAAAGAAATTGTAATTCTTGACGGAGTAGCAAGCACAGAGCATGATGATAAAGCATATTGTGCCGCAGAAGAGGATTTGGTAAGGACTATGGCGGACAAAAATATCAGCATGATTCCTCAAGGATTCATTACAGGCATTCCAGGAGGGATACTAAATGAATGTCTAGTAAGAGAGATTCAGGGGTTAACATTACTAGCAAAAGCCAACAAAGAAGCGCCGGATTCAGCAGCAGCATCTACCTTAATTGAAGCATTAAATCGGTTTTATGATATGAAAATCGACACATCAGATCTCCAAAAAGAGAAAGACAGAATACATTCAGAATTTAGTGAATTATCTCAAAAATATGTGGAGCATAGAGAAGAGATAGCTGGAATGTACATGTGA
- a CDS encoding TldD/PmbA family protein, which translates to MSALEKALAHSKKIGIDECDIVRVKKKITTIRITDSEITEVKQNFDTSFGIRLIHNKKITSFETTNEEKIEEGINNASKSLSNLKSKEFWQGLPHKAEHTKLEGTFDKKLDHISGSESTDIAQTMIDYANNQKINTITGSLNIVSENFEILNSNGLDFSNNATYISGIINAESEQGKIPVSGIGHASGRTLSNFSAEQIGQDAKIMCIESINPQKIDSDKYSIIFEPYSVGELLAFVVAYNFNFKTFVEKKSCFSKEYNKKISVEEFSLVDDPHIPEGIGTKSIDDEGVKTTKRNLIEKGIFKNTYSNLFDSYKEKKESTGNASRPGSPMGRSTEPIPIAAPHNLKIISGEQSQEEMIKETKRGILVGRLWYTYAVNPIKGDFSCTARSGIKIIKNGKISGPGKSVRIIHSLPTMLKNISAIGNNQKNVIQWASLPSITPSIKAENIVINPI; encoded by the coding sequence TTGTCAGCCTTAGAAAAGGCACTTGCTCATTCAAAGAAAATAGGAATTGATGAATGTGATATCGTCAGAGTGAAAAAAAAGATCACAACGATTAGAATCACAGATTCTGAAATTACAGAAGTTAAACAAAACTTTGACACTAGTTTTGGAATTAGACTAATTCACAATAAAAAAATAACATCATTTGAAACAACAAATGAGGAAAAAATAGAAGAAGGAATTAACAATGCATCTAAATCATTATCCAATCTCAAATCTAAAGAATTTTGGCAAGGATTACCTCATAAAGCAGAACATACAAAATTAGAAGGAACATTCGATAAGAAATTAGATCACATATCAGGCTCTGAAAGTACAGATATAGCGCAAACAATGATTGATTATGCAAATAATCAAAAAATAAACACGATTACAGGATCACTTAACATTGTATCTGAAAACTTTGAGATATTAAATTCGAACGGATTAGATTTCAGCAATAATGCCACATACATTTCAGGAATAATTAATGCCGAATCAGAACAAGGAAAAATTCCAGTATCAGGAATCGGACATGCCAGTGGAAGAACATTATCAAATTTTTCTGCAGAGCAAATAGGACAGGATGCTAAAATAATGTGTATAGAATCAATTAATCCCCAAAAAATTGACTCAGATAAATACTCCATAATTTTTGAGCCATATTCTGTAGGGGAATTATTGGCATTTGTAGTAGCATATAATTTTAATTTTAAAACATTTGTTGAAAAAAAAAGTTGTTTTTCAAAAGAATACAATAAAAAAATTTCAGTAGAAGAATTTAGTTTAGTTGATGACCCACACATTCCAGAAGGAATTGGAACAAAATCAATAGATGACGAAGGAGTAAAAACAACTAAAAGGAATTTGATAGAGAAAGGAATTTTCAAGAACACATATTCAAATCTTTTTGACAGTTACAAAGAAAAAAAAGAATCAACAGGGAATGCATCTCGTCCAGGTTCACCAATGGGAAGGAGTACAGAACCGATTCCAATAGCAGCTCCACACAATCTCAAGATCATTTCAGGAGAACAATCTCAAGAAGAAATGATTAAAGAAACTAAAAGGGGGATTTTGGTAGGGAGACTTTGGTACACTTATGCAGTGAATCCAATCAAAGGAGATTTTTCATGTACTGCACGAAGTGGAATTAAAATTATTAAAAATGGAAAGATATCAGGACCAGGCAAATCAGTACGAATAATTCACAGTTTACCGACAATGTTAAAAAATATTTCAGCAATCGGAAACAATCAGAAAAATGTTATTCAATGGGCATCACTTCCATCAATTACCCCATCAATAAAGGCTGAAAATATTGTAATAAATCCAATTTAA
- a CDS encoding calcium/sodium antiporter translates to MEIAISAILTVVGLIMLCFGGNWLVNGGVAIAKKFRISNLVIGMTIVAYGTSTPELAASVAAAGEHSAIILGNIIGSNIANVGMVIGAAAILVPLAVSKSVLKKEIPIMLGVSIFLILLSVDGELSQYDGVLLLSGLGIFGYFTYKDAIKQRAENKDIVPPNTNNVYLKSVGLIGIGVVLLYVGAILTVDNAVVLAKEFGLSEKIIGLTVIAIGTSLPELITSIIAIRKGHADIGVGNIIGSNIYNILMIMGVGAALGGVMVGVDVYVDYAVMIIFSLSLLIALKTKIIGKTMGVCLAIGYAAYLVITFFK, encoded by the coding sequence GTGGAAATTGCAATAAGTGCCATACTGACTGTAGTTGGATTAATCATGTTGTGTTTTGGTGGAAATTGGTTAGTAAATGGTGGTGTTGCAATTGCAAAAAAATTTCGTATTAGTAATCTTGTAATTGGTATGACCATTGTTGCATATGGTACTTCCACTCCTGAACTTGCTGCAAGTGTTGCAGCTGCCGGAGAGCATAGTGCAATAATTCTTGGAAATATTATTGGAAGCAACATTGCAAATGTTGGAATGGTAATTGGTGCTGCAGCAATACTTGTCCCTCTTGCTGTAAGTAAATCTGTTTTAAAAAAAGAAATTCCTATAATGTTAGGCGTTTCAATATTTTTAATTTTACTTTCAGTTGATGGTGAGCTCTCACAATATGATGGTGTACTGTTACTATCTGGTTTGGGAATCTTTGGATATTTTACATACAAGGATGCAATAAAACAACGAGCAGAAAATAAGGATATTGTTCCTCCTAACACAAATAATGTTTATCTAAAATCTGTAGGATTAATTGGTATTGGTGTTGTTCTTTTGTATGTTGGTGCAATACTTACAGTTGATAATGCAGTAGTTTTGGCAAAAGAATTTGGCTTGTCCGAAAAAATAATTGGATTGACTGTTATTGCAATTGGAACCTCTCTTCCAGAATTAATAACATCGATTATTGCAATTAGAAAAGGTCATGCTGATATTGGTGTTGGAAATATTATTGGAAGCAACATCTACAATATCTTGATGATCATGGGTGTGGGTGCAGCTCTTGGTGGGGTGATGGTTGGAGTTGATGTTTATGTTGATTATGCTGTTATGATAATCTTTAGCTTATCACTATTGATTGCATTAAAAACTAAGATTATTGGTAAAACTATGGGGGTCTGTCTTGCAATTGGTTATGCTGCGTATCTTGTAATTACGTTTTTCAAGTAA